The genomic region CTCCATTCTTCCGGAGTGACAAATCCTTTGGAATGCATGAATGAGTCAAGTATTCCCACCAAAGCCGTACCCTGACCGGGGAAATCCTGCAAATCCAGAAGCTGAATTCCGCCGAAACCGGGGGTTCTGAGCGCCGCTTCGATTTCTTCCTTATAACAAAGCACCGCAAGTTTTCCCGAAGCTTTATGAAAATCGTCAGCCTTATCCAGTATTCCGGCCTTTTCGGCCCGCTGTCTGAATGTCTCAAGATTATATGGTTTTAAAACGCCGGTATATTTTTCTATTTCTCTGAAATTCGGGTATGACTGATACTGCCCAACTTCATGACTTATTACCGGAATTGGTATGTTTGATATGCTGTCTGCATAAGTTTTCCTTGTGTTCGGAGGGCCTGCCTGTATATGGCCGAGGGGTTTGTCAGCGTGGGAAAAGGAACCTCGCACCATTGAATCACCGGGCGCTGTACGCATTGTTACCCAAAAATCGCTTTCGTCGGGAATTTTAGGATCCCACAAAAATGAGTTTGAGCCCTCACTGTAAAGCAGGCGGCTGTCGTATTCTCTCAGGGTTTTTATAAGTTCTGAAATGGCCCTTCTGCTTCCGCTAAGTTCATTGCCGGCGGAGAACATGACAAAGGACGGATGGTTTGCAAAGGTTTTTATGATGGCCCGCGCTTCACTGTAAAGGTAATAAAATGCGTTTTCATTGTAGTCCTTTTCACCGGGCTCGTAAAAAGGACCCCAGTACGGAAGCTCAACCTGAAGGAAAATTCCCAGCATGTCGGCTGCGGTGAAACATGCCTCAGGAGGACACCATGTATGGAATCTGTAATGATTGATCCCGTATGATTTGGCAATCTGAAAAATTTCCAGCCAGCTTTTTAAGTCCATTGGCGCATAGCCTGTCAGCGGAAAGACGCAGCAGTCGGTTTTCCCCCTTAAGAATACCGTTCTTCCGTTAATGTTAAACTGAGTTCCTTTGGCTGAAAATTCACGCATTGCGAAAGTAATTTCTTTTAAGCTTATGTATTTTTCGGCGCCCGTTGTTGAAAGCTTTGCGTAAAGCCTGTACAGCGAGGGGGAATATTCATCCCATAACAGCATATTGTCGCCGATAAAATATTCTATGTCAATTTCAGTTGTCTGATTTTCAAGGCTTATGTTGTAGCTCACCTCGGGTACGTTGTGGGAATCAGGGCTGTTAAAACTGTTGGCTTTTAACCTCAGGATTCCGGAAAGTTTTTTCCCTGTTTCATTTCTTATTTGCACCTTAAGCCTTACCTTTTTTCCCCGTATATCCGGATAAGCGTTTATATCATTTATCCAGACAGGATCGGTAGCCGTAAGCTCAATTCTTCCGAGAATACCGTTCCAATTGGTTTGGGTGTCAGGAGATGTCTGGTGGCTTCCAGGAACGGGAAGTTCTGAATTGTCAACCATAATTGTCAGCCTGTGAGGACCGGGGTCTATGCGGCCCAGTTCGTACAGATGAGGGGTACAGATACTGTTCTGTGTCCCGATGTATTTGTCATCAAGCCAGACGTGGCTTATTCTGGTACGTTCAAGAAAGAGCAGGATATATTTGTTTTTCCAGGCTTCGCTTATTTCAATCTCTTTTTGGTACCATGCGTACCCGATATATATGTATTCTCTGGTTAGCCTTTCTGTTTCGTGTTTTTCGTTCTTAAAGCCCTTTTTGTTCTCATCGGTGGTTCCGGGAAGGATAATTTTATCGGTAAGTTCGTTTTCATAGTATTTTCCGGTGATGCCCGCTTTCTCCGGGTCCAGAGAGAATTTCCACTCCCCCGAAAGGGATATGGTATTTACGTCCATTACAGATCCCCCATTTCAAGAATTATGTGTTTTTATTTCTATTATACATTAAGCATAGAAACCTCCGTAAGCTTGTCGGTATTACATAGACGCATATGTTTATAAAAGTGATCTGTCAGATTAAAAGCATTTCCTACACGAATGCTTGAAAAGAAAGTTTACAGTGTTTTTAAGTTAATTCCGAAGGAAGGAATAACGGTTAAAGATCTGGAGCGCTCTATAATTAATGATAAGGACGGCGAATATATTTTCAGTTCATTTTATTCTTTTGATGAGTTACCCGAAAACAACATATTAATTGGCAGGTTGAAATGTGTAAGAGATACATTATATATGACAGAAAGATGACAACAATATTTTGAAAAGCTGAAAAGTATATGTGAGGATTGACGGGGAAGTAAGGACGAAGTTTGAAAAAAGTTAAAAAAATTGGCTCCCGTTCCGTTGAGGGAGCCTTAAATTTCACTGATATTTCTTCAGCTTTTCATAAACGCTGTTTTTCTGGCTTTCGCTGATGTTGGGACAACTCAGTGCCCTGTTGTAACATTCTTTTGCCGATGTGTAATCCTGAATTTGGTAGTGAGCATACATATCCCCCAGACCTATCCAGTATGCGGCGACGTCAGGTTTTTCCGTGGTCAGGAATTTGAATATTTCCAAAGCCTTTCGGACATTGCCGAGAGTTGCATATGTCCAGCCGAGAGTATTCCATGCTTCATAATCCTTCGGCTGAATTTCCAGGAATTTTTCGAAGTATTCCGCCGATTTTTCCTTATCGGTGGAAGAATAAAGTTTTGCCAGTTTCAGCATTGCTCCTGCGTAAGACGGATCAATTTTCAGAACTTCGAGGAAGAGTCTTTCGGCTTCGGCGGAATTTCCACTGTTTAACTCCGCAACCGCCTTGTCGTAAACTTCGGTGGGACTGGAGTTTTCCAGCCTGATTGTAACCATGTTTTTGTCCTGATTGAAATCAACCTCGGCGCCGAATATTTCGGCAATAAACCTCACAGGAACGTGGGTTCTGTTGTATTTTACCTGTATCGGAACGTCAAGGGTGCGTTCCTCGCCGTTTACCCGGATGATATTGCTTCCGTTCCACATTTCAACCCTGGTATCGCCTTTTGACGCCCAGATTGTGCCGGTGGAAGAATCCCAGCCCACGGTGGCGCCAAGGGCTTCCATAATACCCCTCAACGGTACCATTGTCCTTCCGTTTGAAAAATAAGGATCGGTGTCAAAAAACATTTCCCTGCCGTTCAGCTGAATGCGTACCGGTTTGTCCTTTTTCCGGGTTATTACTATGGCATTGCTCAAGTTTCGCGTAGGAGCCGTAATGATTTTATTGTCGAACATTAGTGCCGAGGAAGCGCCGCCGTCCAGGTTTATGGCGTTTACGATACCTATGTCTTTCAATATTAAGGCGAGTTCGTTAAGGGTTACATTATTCACTGTGCCCATTACCAGATACCGATCTTTGGTTTCGCCGATGAAACTTCTCTGGGCACGCCCTGTGACTTTACTGTCGGTAAAGCCTTCCTTCGCGGCATTTACCACTATTTCTCCGTTCCGGGGTATGGCCTTGACAACATTTCCAGCATGGTAAGGGCGCTAAGCAATATGTTCAGGGCAACCTTGGATCTTCAGGATAATATAAGTCTCAGGGAGGAACTGAATATACTTGAGAACTACATTACAATTCAAAAGTTACGTTTTGAAGAGAGATTGGATTTCAGGATGGAAGTTGATGAGGAATATCTGGACTTGACAATACCAAAGCTTACTCTTCAGCCCATTGTGGAAAATTCCATCAACTACTGTCTTGAAAAGTTTGAAGGGATCTGCCAAATCCGCGTATCAGGCTGCAAAAGGGACGGGTGCGCGGAAATAAGCGTTAAAGACAACGGCCCCGGAATGGACAGGGAATTTGTCAACAAGCTTCTGAGCGGTGAAAGCAAACCCACAAGGAGGGGTATAGGACTGAAAAATATAGACGAGAGACTCAGGCTTTTTTACGGCGAAAATTACGGCCTTATTATAGAAAGCGAACGCGGAAAGGGAACAACGGTTATAATCCGGATTCCTGCGGAAAATAAAAGTGTCTGAGAAACAGGGGGAGAGTTTATGTATACTCTCTTAATTGCCGACGATGAACGTGCGGTTAGGGAAGGGATTTCAAAAGCTATACGGTGGTCGGATATTGGTATAAACAGAGTTTTGCTTGCCGCAAACGGTAAAGAGGCATACGACATAATATTGAAGGAAAAGCCCAATATCGTCCTTACCGATATAATTATGCCTGTACTTACGGGGATTGAGCTGGTGGAAAAAGTAAGGCCTCTTATGCCGGAAACACAATTCATCATCCTTTCGGGGTATAATGAATTCTCTTACGCTCAGAAAGCAATTCAGAATGAAGTGTTGCAGTACCTTTTGAAACCATGTGACGCCGACAGCATTAAAGGAAGTGTTCAGAAAGCCGTTTCAAGGATTCAGAATATTGAGAAAAAAGAACGTTTTATAGAATCCATGAAGGAAAATGTGGAAAAGCTTCTGCCGCAAGCCAGGGAGCAGTTTTTCCGCGATCTTTTCCAGGGGTCGCCGAACATTCGGAGCCTGGAACCGTATGAAAAACTATTTGATTTGCATGAAGGACCTTACCGGATGCTGCTTTTTAAAATAGATGAGTATGATTATGTTAAGCTGCTGGCTTTAAAAAGCCTGGTGGAGCAGAATTTCGGAGCTGGAAACGTAACCGTATGCATTATTATTAACACTTATGTTGTGCTTTTGACGGGTATGACAGATTTTGATAGCCTGTCCAGGATGGTTGAGAAAATTCAAAAGCAGTGCCTTTCGGTTTATAATGTCGAACCCACCGTGGCGATAAGCAGCGAGGGGGTTATTTCAAATGCGGCACAGATGTTCAGGGAAGTCAAGGATATTGTAAAATTTGAATTCTATCTTGGAGAAGGAAAGATTATTACAAAGGACGATGTCAACGTATTCAGAGCAGATTACTCGTTAAATTCCGATACTCAAATCGAGGAGCTTTCGGCCGCTATCCGCAGCGGGAACGTTGATTTGGTCAGGTGCATTATAAACACCATTTTCAATTCTTACAGGATAAACGGGTTTGACATTAACAGAGTGCGGGCGTGCGGCATTGAACTGTATATAATTATAATAAAGCATTGCGAGGACTGTGAGATCAGTAAGCGCATCAAAAACATAACCAAAATAAATGAATGCAATACCGTTTCGGAAATTAAGGATTTTATCCTCAACACGGCAACGGCGCTGGCAAAGAAAACCTATGATTCGGTGATAAGCGGTCAGAACAGGGTAATTGAAAAGGTAATAAGGTACGTGCATGAGAATATACACGACGAAAATCTTACACTTCAGTATATCGCGTCGAAAATACTTTATCTGAATGTGGATTACCTCGGGAAACTGTTTAAAAAAGAAACAGGCATGCGTTTTTCTCAATACCTGTTAAAAGTCAGGATGGAAAAAGCAAAAGAACTCATAAAACAGTCCCCTGGCGACATTAAAATATACGAAATTGCCAACGCCACGGGTTTTGCCGGTAATCCCTCATATTTCGCCAGGGTATTTAAAAAGTATACCGGCTGTCTGCCGAAAGAATTTAAGTATGAGCTGGATGACAAAAAAAATAAAGTTATTTCATAAATTCAGTGCTCAATAGTCATTGTAATTTTGAAGTTTTATTTTTTGAATACTTCACTGTCAGATACAGATTAAAGACTGAAAGAAAAGCAAAACCGCAACCCAGAACCAGTTCAATTATGCTTCTTGCCATGCTGACAAAAGAATATATCAAAAGGATCCCTATCACAGCGCATACGACAGACACTAAAACCGAAACGGCTTTTTTCCCTTTCATCACCCTTTACCTCTCTTTTTTTTCAGTCAAGGAAAATAATATCAGAAATAACCTGAAGAATCAAATTACAAAAATATTATATCTTTGTTACTCCTTTTAAAATAAATTCAAATCAGATATAATCGAATTACAAGTTAAAAATACATAAAGAGACAAAAGAAGGAGTATTTTTATGGGAATATATAATGATCTTTTGGATCGTAAAAAAAACCTTGCCGTTGTAGGGCTTGGATATGTGGGAATGCCCCTTGCGATAGAGTTTGGAAAGAAAATAAACGTTATAGGTTTTGATACAGATAAAAGGAAGATTGAAAATTATCTGAACGGAATAGACGTTACCGGGGAAGTGGGAAACGAGGCGCTGAAGAACACAACCGTCGAGTTTTCCAGCGACGAAGGCGTTTTAAGCCGGGCGTCGTTTTATATAGTAACAGTACCTACTCCGGTGGCACAGGACAAAACACCGGACCTTAACCCGCTGATTGGGGCAAGCACCTCAGTCGGAAGGCATCTTAAGAAAGGGGATTATGTTGTATACGAATCCACCGTTTACCCCGGTGTTACCGAAGAAATATGCATACCCGTGCTGGAAAGGGAATCTGGGCTTAAGGCAGGTACCGATTTTAAGGTGGGGTATTCCCCCGAGCGGATAAACCCCGGCGACAAGGTCCATACCGTAACAAAGGTTTTGAAGATTGTTTCGGGAATTGACGAGGAGGCGCTGGAGGAAATAGCCAAGGTTTATGGGATAATTGTCGAGGCCGGGATTTACAGAGCCGAAAGCATAAAGGTCGCAGAAGCTGCAAAGGTTATTGAAAATACTCAGCGGGACATTAATATTGCTTTCATGAATGAGCTTTCGATTATCTTTAACAA from Thermoclostridium stercorarium subsp. stercorarium DSM 8532 harbors:
- a CDS encoding stalk domain-containing protein, which gives rise to MPRNGEIVVNAAKEGFTDSKVTGRAQRSFIGETKDRYLVMGTVNNVTLNELALILKDIGIVNAINLDGGASSALMFDNKIITAPTRNLSNAIVITRKKDKPVRIQLNGREMFFDTDPYFSNGRTMVPLRGIMEALGATVGWDSSTGTIWASKGDTRVEMWNGSNIIRVNGEERTLDVPIQVKYNRTHVPVRFIAEIFGAEVDFNQDKNMVTIRLENSSPTEVYDKAVAELNSGNSAEAERLFLEVLKIDPSYAGAMLKLAKLYSSTDKEKSAEYFEKFLEIQPKDYEAWNTLGWTYATLGNVRKALEIFKFLTTEKPDVAAYWIGLGDMYAHYQIQDYTSAKECYNRALSCPNISESQKNSVYEKLKKYQ
- a CDS encoding glycoside hydrolase family 2, whose amino-acid sequence is MDVNTISLSGEWKFSLDPEKAGITGKYYENELTDKIILPGTTDENKKGFKNEKHETERLTREYIYIGYAWYQKEIEISEAWKNKYILLFLERTRISHVWLDDKYIGTQNSICTPHLYELGRIDPGPHRLTIMVDNSELPVPGSHQTSPDTQTNWNGILGRIELTATDPVWINDINAYPDIRGKKVRLKVQIRNETGKKLSGILRLKANSFNSPDSHNVPEVSYNISLENQTTEIDIEYFIGDNMLLWDEYSPSLYRLYAKLSTTGAEKYISLKEITFAMREFSAKGTQFNINGRTVFLRGKTDCCVFPLTGYAPMDLKSWLEIFQIAKSYGINHYRFHTWCPPEACFTAADMLGIFLQVELPYWGPFYEPGEKDYNENAFYYLYSEARAIIKTFANHPSFVMFSAGNELSGSRRAISELIKTLREYDSRLLYSEGSNSFLWDPKIPDESDFWVTMRTAPGDSMVRGSFSHADKPLGHIQAGPPNTRKTYADSISNIPIPVISHEVGQYQSYPNFREIEKYTGVLKPYNLETFRQRAEKAGILDKADDFHKASGKLAVLCYKEEIEAALRTPGFGGIQLLDLQDFPGQGTALVGILDSFMHSKGFVTPEEWREFCSDIVLLACFDKYTYTTGEEFCAEIKVSNYGAGDIDNTVIEWWIGNGQETYFRGFLEVPEIRQGTVDTAGEIKLNLEGVKAPEKLTLNLKFKNSDIKNHYSIWVYPKKTDITIPSEICVSNNTEEAKSLLKEGKTVLFVVDKNTEIDSVEGFFAPDFWCYPMFRKACEDAGKPVAPGTLGILCNNNHPALKEFPCDYYSDWQWWHIITNSRPVILDKAAPGLNPVVQVIDNFDRNHRLGLLFEGRYKKGKVFVCASDLFSIQDKPEARQLLHSILKYMASEEFNPETVLG
- a CDS encoding sensor histidine kinase, producing the protein MSSMVRALSNMFRATLDLQDNISLREELNILENYITIQKLRFEERLDFRMEVDEEYLDLTIPKLTLQPIVENSINYCLEKFEGICQIRVSGCKRDGCAEISVKDNGPGMDREFVNKLLSGESKPTRRGIGLKNIDERLRLFYGENYGLIIESERGKGTTVIIRIPAENKSV
- a CDS encoding nucleotide sugar dehydrogenase; translation: MGIYNDLLDRKKNLAVVGLGYVGMPLAIEFGKKINVIGFDTDKRKIENYLNGIDVTGEVGNEALKNTTVEFSSDEGVLSRASFYIVTVPTPVAQDKTPDLNPLIGASTSVGRHLKKGDYVVYESTVYPGVTEEICIPVLERESGLKAGTDFKVGYSPERINPGDKVHTVTKVLKIVSGIDEEALEEIAKVYGIIVEAGIYRAESIKVAEAAKVIENTQRDINIAFMNELSIIFNKMNINTKAVLEAAGTKWNFLKFTPGLVGGHCIGVDPYYLAYKAQQLGYHPEVILAGRRINDMMGKYVAENTVKQLIKADKQIKGARVFIMGLTFKEDVPDTRNTKVVDIVHELQEYGIEVFVSDYMANSEDVLDEYGIKLAEYDDVNNVDAVIMAVCHKKYREITLDMLEKKYSKGTKVLIDVKGMFSPKEAAEKGYLYWSL
- a CDS encoding response regulator transcription factor, whose translation is MYTLLIADDERAVREGISKAIRWSDIGINRVLLAANGKEAYDIILKEKPNIVLTDIIMPVLTGIELVEKVRPLMPETQFIILSGYNEFSYAQKAIQNEVLQYLLKPCDADSIKGSVQKAVSRIQNIEKKERFIESMKENVEKLLPQAREQFFRDLFQGSPNIRSLEPYEKLFDLHEGPYRMLLFKIDEYDYVKLLALKSLVEQNFGAGNVTVCIIINTYVVLLTGMTDFDSLSRMVEKIQKQCLSVYNVEPTVAISSEGVISNAAQMFREVKDIVKFEFYLGEGKIITKDDVNVFRADYSLNSDTQIEELSAAIRSGNVDLVRCIINTIFNSYRINGFDINRVRACGIELYIIIIKHCEDCEISKRIKNITKINECNTVSEIKDFILNTATALAKKTYDSVISGQNRVIEKVIRYVHENIHDENLTLQYIASKILYLNVDYLGKLFKKETGMRFSQYLLKVRMEKAKELIKQSPGDIKIYEIANATGFAGNPSYFARVFKKYTGCLPKEFKYELDDKKNKVIS